One window from the genome of Salvia miltiorrhiza cultivar Shanhuang (shh) chromosome 7, IMPLAD_Smil_shh, whole genome shotgun sequence encodes:
- the LOC130992752 gene encoding LOW QUALITY PROTEIN: trafficking protein particle complex II-specific subunit 120 homolog (The sequence of the model RefSeq protein was modified relative to this genomic sequence to represent the inferred CDS: deleted 1 base in 1 codon) has protein sequence MEPDASIETNSMIRVAVIPISDVTPLLFRDYAAMLLRHHTVSLNSISSFYTEHQKSPFAHQPWESGSLRFKFILGGSPPSPWEDFQSNRKILAVIGICHCPSAPDLRSVADQFTAACKSYSSSLVQRCFAFCPGDSQLEDESVKGSNLILFPPADRQTQEFHLQTMVQDIAASLLMEFEKWVLQGESGGTIFKTPLDSQASLSSEEVIKAKKRRLGRAQKTIGDYCLLAGSPVDANAHYSTALELTRLTADFFWYAGAMEGSVCALLMDRMGQKDPVLEDEVKYRYNSVILHYRKSFIQDNAQRVSPLSFELEATLKLARFLCRRELAKDVVELLTATADGATSLIDASDKLVVYVEIARLFGELGYHRKAAFFSRQVAQLYLQQDNKLAAISAMQVLAMTTKAYRVQSRASIGPSNDVGQTHADGGKVHHYSIVSLFESQWSTLQMVVLREILLSAVRAGDPLAAWSAAARLLRSYYPLITPAGQNGLFNALVNSAERLPLGTRCGDPALPFVRLHSFPLHSSQMDIVKRNLAREDWWAGSAPSGPFIYTPFSKGEPNHSNKQELTWVVGEPVQVLVELANPCGFEVMVESIYLSVHSGNLDAFPVSVSLPPNSSKVITLSGIPTKEGLVSIPGCIVHCFGVITEHFFKEVDNLLIGATQGLVLSDPFRSCGAAKLKNVLLPSITVVPPLPLLVSHIAGGDGSVMLYEGEIRDVWISLANAGTVPVEQAHISLSGKNQDSVVSVASETLRSALPLKPGAEVTIRVTLKAWQLSKTDSDAAASKGITGASARQAKDGSSPLLLIHYAGPLTTPGESEAMSAPPPGRRLVIPLNICVLQGLSFVKARLLSMEIPARIGVTCAMLAQLESGSTEQVNSSERQADRFMKIDPYRGSWGLRLLELELFNPTDVVFEASVSVDMEKTSNKESLSHHISAEFGEPKTRIDRDYTARVLIPLENFKLPVLDGAFLVNSSQVKGTSGRRNSSFSEKNIKAELNASIKNLISKIKVRWQSGRNSSGELDIKDAIQAALQASVMDVLLPDPLTFGFRLTKSSLDNSADTNSPGKVDSEVNSCVSGDSIIAHEMTEMEVLVRNNTKEAIRINLSIACKDVAGENCIEGDKATVLWEGVLTGITMEVPPLQEVKHIFSLYFLIPGEYTMLAAAMIDDANEVLRARARTNASDEPIFCRGPPYHVRVNGTT, from the exons ATGGAGCCCGACGCCAGCATCGAAACGAACAGCATGATCCGGGTGGCGGTGATCCCCATCTCCGACGTTACCCCGCTTCTCTTCCGCGACTACGCCGCGATGCTCCTCCGCCACCACACCGTCTCCCTCAACTCCATCAGCTCCTTCTACACCGAGCACCAGAAATCCCCCTTTGCTCACCAACCCTGGGAATCTGGAAGCCTCCGTTTCAAGTTCATTCTCGGCGGATCGCCGCCTTCTCCCTGGGAGGATTTCCAGTCCAACCGCAAGATCCTCGCCGTTATCGGCATTTGTCACTGCCCTTCTGCCCCCGATCTCCGCTCCGTCGCCGATCAATTCACCGCCGCTTGTAAGAGTTATTCTTCCTCACTCGTTCAGCGATGCTTCGCCTTCTGCCCGGGGGATTCGCAG CTTGAAGACGAGAGTGTTAAGGGAAGTAACTTGATATTGTTTCCACCTGCTGATAGGCAAACTCAGGAATTCCACTTGCAAACCATGGTCCAAGATATTGCTGCCTCTTTGTTAATGGAATTTGAGAAATGGGTTCTCCAGGGTGAATCCGGTGGGACCATTTTTAAGACGCCTCTTGACTCTCAAGCCAGTCTCAGCTCAGAGGAG GTGATTAAGGCAAAAAAGAGGAGGCTTGGTCGCGCACAGAAAACTATAGGCGATTACTGCTTGCTGGCTGGATCACCAGTTGATGCCAATGCTCATTATTCTACTGCTCTGGAACTTACCAGATTGACAGCAGATTTTTTCTGGTATGCTGGGGCTATGGAAGGCAGCGTTTGTGCATTGCTG ATGGATCGTATGGGTCAGAAGGACCCAGTTTTAGAGGATGAGGTTAAGTATCGCTACAACAGTGTCATTCTGCACTACAGAAAATCATTTATACAAGACAATGCTCAGAG GGTTTCACCCTTAAGCTTTGAACTTGAAGCCACACTGAAGTTGGCAAGATTCCTCTGCAG GCGGGAACTTGCTAAAGATGTCGTGGAGTTGTTGACAGCAACTGCTGATGGAGCAACATCTCTGATTGATGCCAGTGACAAACTAGTAGTATATGTTGAAATAGCAAGGCTCTTTGGTGAACTTGGTTATCACCGAAAAGCTGCTTTTTTCTCAAGGCAGGTGGCTCAGTTGTACTTGCAACAGGATAATAAACTTGCTGCTATCAGTGCTATGCAAGTCTTGGCAATGACAACAAAAGCTTATCGTGTCCAAAGTAGAGCTTCTATTGGACCCTCTAAT GACGTTGGGCAAACTCATGCTGATGGAGGAAAAGTGCATCACTACTCAATAGTCTCCTTGTTTGAGTCGCAGTGGAGCACACTACAGATGGTTGTCCTTAGAGAAATTCTTCTATCTGCTGTTCGTGCAGGGGATCCTCTTGCCGCTTGGAGTGCAGCTGCACGCCTGCTTAGGTCTTATTATCCACTAATTACTCCTGCTGGGCAAAATGGTCTGTTCAATGCACTTGTGAATTCAGCTGAGAGGCTCCCTTTAGGAACTCGGTGCGGTGATCCAGCTTTGCCCTTCGTCAG GTTACATTCATTTCCTTTACATTCATCACAAATGGACATTGTTAAACGCAATCTAGCTAGAGAAGATTGGTGGGCAGGCTCTGCTCCATCAGGTCCATTCATTTATACACCATTCAGCAAAGGAGAGCCGAATCATAGCAATAAGCAGGAGCTAACCTGGGTTGTCGGTGAACCGGTCCAAGTGCTAGTAGAATTAGCGAATCCGTGCGGCTTTGAAGTTATGGTTGAAAGCATATACCTATCAGTGCATTCTGGAAACCTTGATGCCTTTCCTGTAAGTGTGAGTCTTCCTCCCAATTCCTCAAAAGTGATCACTTTATCTGGGATTCCGACCAAAGAAGGCCTGGTTTCAATCCCCGGATGCATCGTTCACTGTTTTGGAGTCATTACTGAACATTTTTTCAAGGAGGTCGATAATTTACTTATTGGGGCAACTCAAGGGCTTGTGCTTTCTGACCCTTTCCGGAGCTGTGGGGCAGCTAAGTTAAAAAATGTACTTCTACCTAGTATTACAGTGGTACCTCCATTGCCATTGTTAGTTTCTCATATCGCAGGTGGGGATGGATCTGTCATGCTATATGAAGGTGAGATACGTGATGTATGGATTAGTTTGGCGAATGCTGGCACTGTTCCTGTTGAGCAAGCGCACATTTCATTATCAGGAAAGAATCAGGACTCTGTTGTATCAGTTGCATCTGAAACTCTGAGGTCAGCCCTCCCCTTGAAACCTGGTGCAGAGGTTACAATACGTGTAACCTTGAAAGCCTGGCAGCTTAGCAAGACAGATTCTGATGCTGCTGCCAGCAAGGGTATCACTGGAGCCTCAGCAAGACAAGCTAAAGATGGAAGCAGTCCATTGCTGTTGATCCACTATGCAG GTCCATTGACAACTCCTGGAGAATCAGAAGCAATGTCTGCTCCACCTCCTGGAAGACGTCTGGTCATCCCGCTAAATATCTGTGTATTGCAGGGCTTGTCTTTTGTAAAAGCCCGTTTACTATCAATGGAAATTCCAGCACGCATT GGTGTAACATGCGCCATGCTAGCACAATTAGAAAGTGGCAGTACTGAGCAGGTCAATAGTTCTGAAAGACAGGCTGATAGGTTCATGAAGATTGATCCCTATAGGGGAAGCTGGGGTCTGCGCTTACTTGAGTTGGAGTTGTTTAATCCGACTGATGTAGTTTTCGAAGCCAGTGTTTCAGTTGACATGGAGAAAACTAGCAACAAAGAAAGCCTGTCTCATCATATCTCTGCTGAATTTGGTGAACCAAAAACAAGAATCGACAGGGATTATACTGCTAGAGTGTTGATACcacttgaaaattttaaattacctGTTCTCGATGGCGCCTTCCTTGTAAACAGTTCTCAAGTTAAGGGGACTTCGGGCAGGAGAAATTCTAGCTTCTCCGAAAAGAATATTAAGGCGGAGTTGAATGCATCCATTAAGAATTTGATTTCCAAAATTAAAGTCAGGTGGCAATCTGGGCGCAACAGTTCAGGAGAACTAGATATCAAGGATGCAATACAGGCTGCCCTCCAGGCATCTGTTATGGATGTGCTACTGCCCGACCCACTGACATTTGGCTTTAGGCTGACTAAAAGTAGTTTAGACAATTCTGCAGATACAAATTCGCCAGGAAAAGTTGATAGTGAGGTCAACTCTTGCGTATCTGGAGACTCTATCATTGCACATGAAATGACAGAAATGGAGGTGCTGGTGCGGAACAATACTAAGGAAGCTATTAGGATTAATCTTAGCATTGCATGCAAAGATGTGGCCGGTGAGAACTGCATCGAAGGCGACAAGGCAACTGTTCTGTGGGAAG GTGTTTTGACTGGTATTACCATGGAGGTTCCTCCTCTTCAAGAAGTGAAGCATATATTCTCCCTCTATTTCCTGATTCCAGGAGAGTACACAATGCTGGCCGCAGCCATGATCGATGATGCTAATGAAGTTCTTAGAGCTCGAGCCAGAACTAATGCATCAGATGAGCCAATCTTTTGTCGTGGACCACCATATCACGTGCGAGTGAATGGCACTACATGA